The following is a genomic window from Pecten maximus chromosome 19, xPecMax1.1, whole genome shotgun sequence.
TTTATTTATGGTTACACCAAATctgcaatatatttttatcaacttACTGTTTGTAGAAGTTCAGATAATTGTTTTGAGCTGTTTAATTTGTGCTATATAAGTTTTGATTCTATTTATAAAAACTAACAAAAGCTATGCAAGTGTTCTTAAATTTAAGTTTGACAGGTTTATAAATTAAGGTGAAGAAAAAACTGTTTTTCATTTGTCTGTAAACTGATGTGTTAACCCACAAGGAATTGGCACAAATTCTGAACCCATGGtctatttatatgtaatttattatgAAGATtctattacatatttattgacTATGGGTTCAGAATTTGTTCCAAAGTCCCGGGTTCTAAACTTTTAACACACCAAACAGAAAACATTTGATGAAATACATCAGAGTGAAGCCTCATTGGTTGGGCTGTAGATATTGTTTCTAGGTAAAAACCTGGAATCAAAAAAATGATTCCAAACTTGTACAGCTAGACAGATGATCTTAGACTGATAAGATACCATTGTATCTTTATAATGTTTAAATCGTCAGGAAAATTACTGCTTTAGAATAGTGTGAATCACCTGAAAACACTACTCTATGTCATAGGATGCTGCAGGCCGGCCGATTTATTATCCGACGTTTTTGTGTCGACATACGACACCTGTCAATTAAAGTTTCTCACCGAGTtgaacctctaacattgttgaaGTACAGAAAACAATGATTTTGGGCATTATTTTTAAATGCTAAATTCTAAATATTATCACCCgtacttatatatttataaaaatttcttttaaataaattattatgataaatataatattatcaaaaagccaataataagtatttattaaattaattataCACCATTCAATCATTCTTGAATGTTATCTCCTTATTTCGATTGACAAGCAAGTCTACTTTTTTTCGTGGAGATGTTTACTATTATACAAGAAAGAATTGAAATGGTATTCTGTATGTATCCAGTGATGTGACCATGTCTGtcaataagcccacccatatcgTGTACAGTCTGTGTATTGTCCGTGGTCTATGAAGTTTGAGAATGCCTTCTGTgggctatctgatgaagcggGCTATGTGATGAAGGGGACTATCTGACAAAATCTCTTCCAAGAAACATGAAAACTGTGGGCTATATAATATGCGTTCAGGTATCCCATGGGCAATGCACTAGAGTGGGCTATCTATCATAGActttaaattataaaacaattgtttcGGCTTGTGTAGGCAATACACAGTAAATTACAGTTCTTCAGGGAAAATGCTGTTTTATTGTCCTGTAACAAGCCCACCCCCGACATTGTGTCAAAGTTGATGTTCTGTCCCCCTGGATAATTATCTCAATTACAGGATAACTATGGTAACAAGTAAATCTTTATTAcaattacaggataaatatggtaacaAGTAAATCTTTATTACAATTACAGGATAACTATGGTAACAAGTAAATCTTTATTACAATTACAGGATAACTATGGTAACAAGTAAATCTTTATTACAATTataggataaatatggtaacaAATAAATCTTTATTACAGTTACAGGATAACTATGGTAACAAGTAAATCTTTATTACAATTataggataaatatggtaacaAGTAAATCTTTATTAcaattacaggataaatatggtaacaAGTAAATCTTTATTACAATTATAGGATAACTATAGTAACAAGTAAATCTTTATTACAGTTACAGGATAACTATGGTTACACGTAAATCTATATAACATGATGTTTGAATTACAGCTGGCAATtttaaggggaggtaactctagaTATACTGCTGAAATACTCCtgtaaatgataaaaacatGGTTTGTTAATTAGCTTTGCTGTACcaattttgttatttgtaataATTCTTTTGCTTTTAGAAGTATAATTCATGCTCATGAACAAATGTTATTAAGAGTATCCAGAATGTTCATCAAATGGAAACTATATAGAGCTTTAAATAATCATGTATCATAATTGAGTTGAAAGGTTACTAGAGTAATATGTATTTTGACATTTACTATCATCAAGTGTGTATAGAATAATTACTTCCATCAATCGATAAGTCTCGATCTGTATCAATCATTATTAAATTCCTATGACAGAAAAAGAATCTCCAACCAGCCATACCAATCTTTATATCcttcattttgataatatttaattgGACCTACTTTTgtaaaattcatttgaataaaatttttgTCCAAATCAAACATCTTTCGAAAAGACATAGGAACATTACTGGTATGAAATTTAAACTAAATGATTTTACCATTGATTTATACATTTAGACAAGAGGACCATGAATTGGTACCTAAAACAGATCACATTTCAAAAAactataaatattaaatatacaatTGTCCAccaaaatcaatgtttaaagtTATATATTCTTAGAACGTGTACCCATACATAATTTTTCCTTGGAATAGATTTTATTTCTTGAGTTAAGGTTTGAAATATAGCTACATTTTTAATAGAAATACTCTATTCATACAAATTCCGCAAATCATTCTGAAGTAATGGTACCTGTGTgcttacaaaaaaatattcatttgaaGTGAAACTTATTGAAATGTTCAGGCTGTGATCTGTTTTGGGTACTGGCATTAATAATAAAGATGTCAGAAAGTTCTATAAATATCTCGTGACCCTCGGGTAACAATTTTccctttattttaaaatcatatgAACCATCCTCTgaatttttaacaaattaatgaCATGTTTGCTTGGTGATTTGATTTACTCATCATGAACGAGCTCTGCATACTTTCTCGTCATGAACGAGCTCTGTATACTTTCTCGTCATGAACGAGCTCTGCATACTTTCTTGTCATGAACGAGCTCTGCATACTTTCTCATCATGAACGAGCTCTGCATACTTTCTCGTCATGAACGAGCTCTGCATACTTTCTCGTCATGAACGAGCTCTACATATTTCTCGTCATGAACGAGCTCTACATACTTTCTAGTCATGAACGAGCTCTACATACTTTCTAGTCATGAATGAGCTCTGCATACTTTCTCATCATGAACGAGCTCTGCATACTTTCTCGTCATGAACGAGCTCTACATACTTTCTCGTCATGAACGAGCTCTGCATACTTTCTCGTCATGAACGAGCTCTGCATACTTTCTCGTCATGAACGAGCTCTACATACGTTCTCGTCATGAACGAGCTCTGCATACTTTCTCATCATGAACGAGCTCTGCATACTTTCTCATCATGAAGTTGAGCTCTGGGGCATTTTCATTTAGTCTTAATCAAGATCGATAATACAGCTCTTACTCGAGTATGAAGATTCATGTTTTCaaatttataatacatgtactgttcttaaaaaataatttagataatttCAAAACCATTTAGATTGACATTTGTTCAGTTTTCTCCTCATCAATCCTATTTAATTTGTATGCCATATTGTTGCTCATATAAACTACTTAAAACTTTAGTTTACATCTATTATCAGGtgattgaaatatttgtaatttgtaCGGAGAAGGTTTTTTGTATAACTAGCCTCCTAGTAGGCGAGTTTCTCCTATCCTGTGTTATAGATGTTTGTTATGTTCAGTGAggttattttgaaaataatcacACAGAAAAAAGGAATAAATCTAAAACCAAATTTTGAAGactttgttcttttttttttctatgtgtttgtgtatatcCTTGgacttatataattactgtatatcaaattaGCCAATTATCATAAAAGAATATTGGCCAAATATCTGGACACTGAACGCCTCAATGATAACTCAATCACcactgttttatattttaacacCATTTGCCGCATATTATATTAAAAGTAGATCAAGATTTTTCAATTATTAAATCTGGTCGGAAGCATCCATAGGGgaaagggaaaccaattttgtataaatggtgaccATTAATCAGATACCACACTGTGTATGTcttacttatatttattttgaacaGACATCCAAGATAGCAGCCATCTTGATCTTTGCCTCTACTGactttttccattttttttgaTGACTTCAGATTCAtattatcaatatgtatatatttagaagGTCGATGACATCAAAGATTCTCTGACCAAAAACCTTGAGAAGGTTAATGACATCAAAGATTCTCTGACCAAAAACCTTGAGAAGGTTGATGTCACCAAAAGGCTTTGCTAGGTTCATCAGTGTATCTGGATTCTGAGAAAATGATTTAATCCGAAACAAAATTAGGGATGATGCAAGCCCTTCTGGTAAACACGTTAGTCTTGTCTTGGCAAATGAATAAAACTGTTTTAAGAATTTTGAAGTCTGAAGCATTAATTTTCCTCTGAAAATACCAAATTGACACATTTAAATCCTGTGGATATGGTCCGGTGTTTCCTACATAAGATAGGTACAAACGAGATACGGCACATTAAAGGGATTTGTTTAGAGAAAGAAAACCCAAGCCAGTTATCATGttgctgtttttattttcatacataTTTAGGTTCAGTTTCCATTGAAAGACAGATAAAACACAGACTATGACTGCTCAGTGATTGTGGACATAACACAACACCATATATGGACAAAATCTTCTTAATACATTACCATATATGGGCAACAAATCTTAACAAGGCATTTCCATATAATGGCAAAAAAAATTTCACCAGCTAACTAAATCTTAACACCACATACTGGTATGTTTAGCAATATCTTTTCAATGCAATTTCCATATATGGGAAAAAATCTTATCATTACcatacacagacaacaaaaatcTTGCCAATACTATATATCGTTAACAAATTCTTCAACACAATTTCAATATATGGAAAAATCTTTCCaacacattatcatatataagaAACAAAAGCTTGTCCATACAATTTCCACACAACACCATATTTGTATGGGCAACAAACTcttatttactatatatgtaaacaatatctTGTCGATACCATATACGGGCAACAATGTCTTTTTCAACACCACCATATATGGGCAACAAAATCTGACCGAGCACACGTACACACCACGGTGAAAACTCACCACGGACGCCCATCCTTACATCAGTGTTAAGTCCATCACATTATCTCTACAAATCTATTAGCATGTGTTAAAAGTTCTATACTAACAATAACATTCTCtctacaatatttacaaaattcttTACACAATGAGAgataaatatcaacaattataCATAGTTtctggtatatatgtattggATGAAAATAAGCCAGTTCATCTGATTGGTAATTGACATGTATCCTTCTAACAGCTACTATAATCTCTCCATCATACCAAACTCAGTTGATAGTATTCATAGGAATTGTTTATACTCATTTTCTAGATTCCTTATTTCTCACAACtagtatttaatattttgacGAGAAAAAAAAAGCTGAATTTAAAATATTcttaatttttttgtaaatccATATTTAATTTAGATCTGTCGCAGTAACGCTGCTATGATTCTTGAAATTCAAATTCTGTAAGTTTTCAACAATCATAAAGGGACAAAAGGAAAAATAATCCTATATGGGATAATTTAGACCCACATGGAGTTTTCCATAAAAGTATTTAGAAAGCTTTatacaatttcaaaacaaacGCGGCAATTATTTTGCATAACAAAGTGATTTCTATCTATCATCGTCCTACActcattaataaaatatatgtacaattgtaGCACTAGTCTTGCTGGTAGAACTTATACTGACTGACCTCGAACCATAATATTACCACACAGGGAAAGATAACTCTCCGGTTCAAAGGTCAGGGTTCAAAGTCaaacataaaacattatatcacagacctCCGTCAACATCCATACAATACTCTCTCAACTTTCTGCTGTAAAAATACACAAACCTTACCTTCCGAAGTCTAAAATCTCCTACATCTTAAAATCCAACTCTTCTCTGTTCAACCTTTCACTCCTTACTCTCTTTAACATACATTGAATTTCTCTTTCAAAGTCCAAAATCTTGTTGTATTACTGCTCTTAATACAACTTAAACTTCAAAACAACATCTTTCAAAAACTCAAAAATCTTTCTCAATGACAAGTTTAATTTTCATGAATGCTTCAATTCCATTAACAAACATTACAAGGTCTTAACGCATAAAATATACGAAAACAAAGATCACTGATACCAATAATTTAACACGAAAAGGAAAAAGGATTACAAAACAGTTCCACATGTGTGAACAACACTaatcatatataatttacttttcAGTCAacaattttgatacatttgaaAAGGACTGGTACTCGTCCTGTCTTAAAGTAAGAACATTTCTTTTCAGATAGCTGATTCCATGTCCAAAGGTGGACAGTGAAACAAAAGCACATATTAAGTAATTAATTGTCGAGTTCTTTTCCAAACTTTTAACAGATACTGTGACCATTAGAAAATGAACCCTAAGTCCAGACTTCCATGGTTACCATATCATTGGCGATACAATAGCACTAACTCGCTATTCTCTtggaaaaaaacatattttattaacttacagaatatatatatgaaaattattttgacagacaagaaaataaaacagacaCTATGATAAATCTAACAATAATGTTTGAAATTCCAGATACCTTTATAGTTGGACACAAAGCAGCATATTAAATGTGAAGCATATTTATGTGAAGCATATTTAAATGTGAAGCATATCAAAATGTGAAGCATATTAAAATGTGAATCATGAGAAAACTATTTAAATGTGAAGGCTAATTAAATGTTCATGTTAATCTGTAAAGTCAATCcctatggaaaaaaaaaaaaaaaaaattcccttttAAGGGAATTTCTCAAAAATATGCAACAAAATCCAAACCAACAATAAATATTGACATCACGTGTATAAGACTGGAGTATATAGgctgtactgtacatacactgttgttataagatcaattgtaaatacaatatcaatatcacattTTACACAGAATCCAGTCAATGTGTCACTGGCAAAAAAGAAGATTGCTAAGGTAGCATGTCCCACCAATTTTATTGTCTATTCAAGCCATTTATTTCTAGACCAGCAATTTGATATCCTCTCTATAACCGAACAAAAGATAGGTAGCAggcattttaacatttttttgatACATTATAACTTCTACTGTCCAATTTCGTTTGCTTGCCATTTTGTCAACatcccccctccctccccccaAAAAATGTTACCAATTTCAATTTTACAGTCCGAAATAAGTTTAAAGAATTGTAAATTCATAATAGATATGGTAATAAAACTGAAGTAATTATgcattaaatataacaaaagtgATCTAACTTACAGATATTAGTATTGATTATTCTAATTAACTCAATCACAAGatataacataattatgtattgtatcatCAAAATGTGTTATTTACACAAAACCTGAAATCCATTGCTCGGTACCTGCATCCTGGTTACGACAGACTGCTTATTACACACAGCTTAAACATGGTCTCATCTCTCAAAATATCCTCCATATAACAAGTTTGTTGATCACAAATTAAAGCAAAAATCATGAAAGTGGAGACATGTTCATATGTCcactataacatacaatatatagcCAAATATGAGAAATCACATCATTTCTTCTGATTTCGCCACATCCCTTAAAACCAGTcctttttatagttttttttttacagtccAAGGCCTTTTTGCATGCTATTTATCCCTTTTAACCTTTTGCTTCCAATAATACCCAATTCCTTATGTTCTTcagttcccccccccccccccccccccccccccccccccccccaaacactCTCAAAAACTACCTCTATCACTTTTATTGTCACTCTTTGAACTTTTTTATTCCACGGCCTGCCTTGCTTTTTCTACCCCTTCCCTGGCCCCTCCTATATCTCCCTAATGGCGCCTCTCCATCCAGTCACTGTCCGCCTCAGACAGCAGTTCCTGTACAGCTGCCTCAACATCCTGGCCGTGTTTTTCCAGTAACTGCTGGTTACGCTCGCGATTACAAAATCCCATCTCGATCAGTTTTGTCATTGGACAGTTCTCTGACTTGTTATTGTCTGGTGTCCACTTGTCCTCCGGCGGTGACCATTTATCTTGTGGAGGGGTCCAGTCAGATTTCGGCGGCTTGTATTGTTCTTCTTTTGGTTTCCAAGTAGATTTTGGAGGGACAAAAGTGTTTCCCTGTTGACTAGTAGCTTTCTGTAAACAGTTAATTCAGTCTCGTTAATGATTGtaattcaatatttgaaatgaaaatattcctTTAAACTTTGTTTAAAAATCTGACATTTGAATTTTAGATACTTGTTTAACCAAATGAAACATAACTGTTACTTATAAATGAAGTTTGATAACTTTCAgttcaaaataaatcttttaaGAATTTCTGACTTGTTGAATGGGATTTTGTTGTATAGACTTCAGAGATTTAGCTTACTGCTAAAAGCAGTAACAATCATTCAAAACATACATGACAAGTTGACTACATCTTGACTAATTACTGTTCAACAAATATAAACTTTGAAAATAACGGTTTTGTTCCGAAATAAATTTTCCCAGAAGATGGTAACTGTAactaatattattatatatgacaATTCATCTGATTCTCAATCAAGAAAATCAACCCTTaatcaacaaaattaaattaactttAAATAATATTGACATACTTCTGACTGGTCTGGAACCTTTTCGTTCTCCTCCTTGGGTTTCCAGGTTGTTTGTGGTAGCTTGTATTTCTGTCCTGGCTGACGTGTGCCATTCTGAAAATCATTCATAAAGGTATTGAAAGGTCAAGGACGGTATAAATCAAAGGTCAAGGATAGTATAAATTAAAAGGTCAAGGACGGTATAAATCAAAAGGTCAAGAACATTATAAATCAAAAGGTCAAATATGGTATAAATCAAAAAGTTCAGAAAGGTATAAATCAAATAATCAAGGGTGATTTAATTCAAAAGGTCAAGGTTGATatagttcaaaggtcaagggtGATATAAATCAAAAGGTCAAGGAACgtcatttgacctttgaccctttcAGGTGACTCATATTCTCAACCTTTAACCTACCTGATATGCCCGAGCCTGCCAGGTGTAGAAGACCTCTTTACATGTTGTGTAAGCGTTGGATGCGGCCTTGTTGGCAGCCTTCACTGCCGTGGCCATCACCTGGTTCACAAACATGTCTGGTGGACtgcaaaaacaaatcaaaccttCATACAGCTGAactcaaacattttaaaaattcgGTGAATTTCTTTTTCTCAACCTGCCAAAATTATGCTTGATTTGAGAGGTCAGGAATACTTTCAGAATCAATGAACCTAGTCAGGCCTGGGGCTGTATAAAGCAACAATTTCAGTTTGTTAAAACTATCATGTGAGAACCAGACAGACAATTAATAGAAATGACATAATGGTACAATAATGTTCAACATTTAAAACGAACATTAGTTAGCATCGTACAAAACAAGCAATAAACTTGATATCAAATGTTAAAGTTAATTTCGtttataaacataaatgacCTTGGACATCGACAAGTCATAACACTTACAGTCCATTGGAGTCGCGGTCCATCCTATTCTCCCCAGTCGCTCCATTCTCGGACCTGTCATTCGTGGCCACTCCTCCATCTGCAGGATGAACATCCTCACCGATCGGCTCCTTCATGTGTGTGACCTCCCCTTGCTCTGATTCTATTGACCCACTGCTCACGCCCGATCCAGTGTCTGGTGGGGCTTCATCGTAAACACCGGCAGCTCCAGCTGCTGAGGAATAAACCGTCATAACAGCAGTTTCCTCTGGGTCAACTTCCTGTGGTACCCCGGCAGCAATGATTGGCTGCTCGGGTGATTCAGAGCCTGGTATCTCCTTTTAGACAAAGACAATTTAACTTAATATCAATTCATAAAAACAttctacatataaaacaactaTGGATCTCCTGACAAGCAATTTTCAGTAAAGAGAAAACTTCCACAAAacatcacaggtaaaacatatgTACAAGTGCAAAGTTCTTAAAACTaacaaaagaaattatttttaagaCATAATTACGGCGAGAATGACCGATATGTCTGTAGAGCAAAAGAAGAATTCCTTTAATCAGTATTTTTTCTTTTACCTCTTTGTTGACGTTTTCCTCGACAGGCTTGGGGTCAAGTGGCTGAGTCGGTAAAGCTCCAGATGTGGTCAGCATTTCATCTACAGAGGAGCCtggcaaaatgtatacaaagttACTCCACGAGAATGGTAGTTATTTCCTTACATGAGCTTTAGCATGGCAATAGGTCATATAGCTACATGTTGCAtagaattttaattaaattaaatttctgAACATAAATAAAAGGAATTTAGACTTTCTATATACTGGAATCGCTTGTAGAACATGACAGAGACATCACCTACCTCTAGTTGTGATTGTGTTATGGTTGTCATCCACTTCTTCATCTTCTTCCTCATCTTCATCGTCTGACAAATCATCGATGATGGAGCGCGAGATGACAGGTTTGCTGAAATCAAAGCAAGCGGGCATCGGCACAATGAGGAAGTCATCATCCTCACTGAGGCTGGAGGaatcagcatcatcatcatcatcatcagtgTAGCTCTTTAATGACTCTATGTCAACATCATCTGTAACAAACACAAGAGAGATCATGATTTAAAGTTTGATAAATCCTCGTATTCACCCGAAAAAAGGtagataattgtataatattggTCAATAATGGTAACAGTGGTAAATAATGGTATATATTGGTAAATAGTGGTAAATAGTGGTAAATAGTGGTAAAGACATCTAGTGTACAATAAAGGTGACTGTTCATGGATATTGGCAAGTATTTATTTCTAGATATTAATTAACTTTTACTGTTGTTGAATTATATGATTATACGAACACCACCACTTACCGAGTTTAGGAGCATGTAGGTTGTCCATGATGTCACGGACGTATTGTCCAGAGAGATGGTCCTCTGTATCTATATCGGCAGTCTCAGCATTGACCACCTCCACACTGCTACTAGTCGACAGAGCCTTAAGGTCCTCCAGCTCAGGGGCTGGGGATTTGGGCGGAGTTACATCTATAAAACAGAGTAACACAGGGTCACTGTATTGTGTAATTACAGCAGAACTTAAGTCAAATTTGATACAGCTTTTCTTTTTAATACAAAGTAAGCTTAAATCTAATAAACTTGTTTTACagttattgtataaacattcAGATTGAATTGCTATTAGTGCATTACACTATCTAAGTCATAAACATTAGCCTTAAACCCCCTGCCTTAGCCATACGTTTAGTCTAATGCAGCTAGCTTTATCTTCATGACCTTTGAACTCTGGGGTcaaaaatctataaatagaacatgaGGTCAGCAGAAGATATTTATAAGTATAGAAGAAATGGACATTTAATTACATCACAACGAAATAAGACTTTATAAATCCAGAGTTGTGACACACCTGTCAGGACTATTATCTATTGGAGACTCACCAAGGGGCGTGTTGTTGGGTGTTGCAGTATGGGATACCTTGTGGCTCCCCCTGTTGGACAGATTCAGCATTTCGAAGGACATGAGATCCTGTCCTGCTTCACTGGTCACAGGCTGCTGACTCTGATCCAGTTTCAGTTGAGCGACTGCTGCAGCAGCTGTGCTTAAGTCCTGCTCAAGTTTGACCTTATCTTCATCTCTGTTATCTGTGTCCTTGACCTCTTCCTCTCTGATTTCTTCGTCCTTGACCTGTTCATACTCATCTTTTTGCTCAATGTCCTTCTTAATGACAAACTCTTCCCGGACAGTGAGCAGTTCCTCAGTTTCCTTTCGGTCCGTGAAATGTTCAGTCTCTTCACAAGATTTCTCCATCACCTAGTGATAAAACAGTATGATTTTCTGAAATACCAGTTCTAAAAAGTTTAATAGCAGTGTCTAGATCAACTGAAACAAACCACCTTATACGAGTCATTACAATTTTTATccttttatttataaattttacaaacatatttGTGGGAATTATTGTTTAATCAAATATCAACGATAAACAAATAACTAAACAAGCAAACAGAAAATTGAAACTTTTCTCGTACCTCCTGCTTGGGTTCAGCCTCATTCTGAACAGTGTCGTATACCAATTTTAGAGGGTCATCACATGTTGGTTCCAGAACCTCTTTTGGTACCACATTGATCATGCACCACACACGGTGCCCGAACTGTTTCCCAGACTGGGCCATTTTCCAATGGCTCTGATACTTTCCTGttataaaaaaacacatgaTTTGTGAGCTCTATTTTctcattttaaaatcttaatttgAATTAGTTTCTAGTTTGTTGAGAAAGATACATCAATTAATTTTGTgaccaaaaatgtttttttgttttcttcatgAACATGGAAATGTATTGAACTTTTTCTTTTTGATGGGAGTGGTAA
Proteins encoded in this region:
- the LOC117317397 gene encoding next to BRCA1 gene 1 protein-like, with the protein product MEDIVFNVKFEGESLAPDIFCLPSQTKWMDLEAMLKAQYDCEHVQIFYIDPEGDYVAFCSQEEFEEAIRISDSFSNTLHLIVRDLGPDSEPDRIVPTITQSESNKTDEIDAGATVKPAEQTEESKAENEGAKVEDEGAKVEDEGAKVKDEGSNVDGQMTETIIHVDDATGETTETTRVEVPLETILEMMGKTASQQQDVVDETGETTPLLRNEDKPRPSDKKIEKKMKTKKLMKESRRLTQSADRGAKPKKLTLDLESGESDEVAMPYSVFVKFMQQLKTELRTEIVKDVTKKTVRHVLKGLDGAVIQSVKGPEGVDPAVTSQTGKQEETTPKTEMPSSHPIYYHEGIICNFCERVIVGARYKCCNCVDYDLCEECEAVNGVHDTDHVFLKLRKPTQIRRQSPLFKTTFYRQREETAPQELITEAQVNQDCMTELLQSKFDKIQEKTARKQERLRRKEEKLLHKQRRKEELLKRRLDTQRDEPLKRERLEVPLKRHVGFDATFLYDVTIPDDTKVQPGTKLLKTWRMKNTGSRTWNECTKLHLVYGSFPALNRHQDIDIAPLAPGDEADISVELIAPQRPGKYQSHWKMAQSGKQFGHRVWCMINVVPKEVLEPTCDDPLKLVYDTVQNEAEPKQEVMEKSCEETEHFTDRKETEELLTVREEFVIKKDIEQKDEYEQVKDEEIREEEVKDTDNRDEDKVKLEQDLSTAAAAVAQLKLDQSQQPVTSEAGQDLMSFEMLNLSNRGSHKVSHTATPNNTPLDVTPPKSPAPELEDLKALSTSSSVEVVNAETADIDTEDHLSGQYVRDIMDNLHAPKLDDVDIESLKSYTDDDDDDADSSSLSEDDDFLIVPMPACFDFSKPVISRSIIDDLSDDEDEEEDEEVDDNHNTITTRGSSVDEMLTTSGALPTQPLDPKPVEENVNKEEIPGSESPEQPIIAAGVPQEVDPEETAVMTVYSSAAGAAGVYDEAPPDTGSGVSSGSIESEQGEVTHMKEPIGEDVHPADGGVATNDRSENGATGENRMDRDSNGLPPDMFVNQVMATAVKAANKAASNAYTTCKEVFYTWQARAYQNGTRQPGQKYKLPQTTWKPKEENEKVPDQSEKATSQQGNTFVPPKSTWKPKEEQYKPPKSDWTPPQDKWSPPEDKWTPDNNKSENCPMTKLIEMGFCNRERNQQLLEKHGQDVEAAVQELLSEADSDWMERRH